One Pseudomonas sp. AN-1 genomic region harbors:
- the dksA gene encoding RNA polymerase-binding protein DksA, with protein sequence MPTNTQDKSTQIRSFEPYQETPGEEYMGDKMRAHFVGILNGWKKQLMEEVDRTVHHMQDEAANFPDPADRASQEEEFSLELRTRDRERKLIKKIDETLQLIEDNEYGWCDSCGVEIGIRRLEARPTATLCIDCKTLAEIKEKQLGS encoded by the coding sequence ATGCCGACCAATACCCAAGACAAAAGCACCCAGATCCGCAGCTTCGAGCCCTACCAGGAGACTCCCGGCGAGGAGTACATGGGCGACAAGATGCGCGCCCACTTCGTCGGCATCCTCAACGGCTGGAAGAAGCAGCTGATGGAGGAAGTCGACCGCACCGTGCACCACATGCAGGACGAGGCCGCCAACTTCCCCGATCCGGCCGACCGCGCCAGCCAGGAAGAGGAGTTCAGCCTGGAGCTGCGCACCCGCGACCGCGAGCGCAAGCTGATCAAGAAGATCGACGAGACCCTGCAGCTGATCGAGGACAACGAGTACGGCTGGTGCGACTCCTGCGGTGTCGAGATCGGTATCCGCCGTCTCGAGGCGCGGCCGACCGCCACCCTGTGCATCGACTGCAAGACCCTCGCCGAGATCAAGGAAAAGCAGCTGGGTTCCTGA
- the gluQRS gene encoding tRNA glutamyl-Q(34) synthetase GluQRS produces MSPATAYTGRFAPTPSGYLHFGSLVAALASWLDARAAGGRWLLRMEDLDPPREVPGAQDAILRTLETYGFEWDGPVERQSDRHGAYAAAVADLLDRGLAYPCNCSRKQLEGHAIYPGTCRDAARPLADAAIRLRVPDAEYRFVDRVQGAYAQNLAREVGDFIIRRRDGLYAYQLAVVLDDAWQGVTDIVRGADLLDSTPRQLYLQELLGLPQPRYLHIPLLLQPDGHKLGKSYRSPPLPADQAPALLARALRALGQQPPAGLEQGSAAEVLAWGVRHWRPDAIPRRTGLAEAQLH; encoded by the coding sequence ATGAGCCCAGCCACCGCCTACACCGGCCGCTTCGCCCCCACGCCCAGCGGCTACCTGCACTTCGGCTCGCTGGTCGCCGCCCTCGCCTCCTGGCTCGACGCCCGCGCCGCCGGCGGCCGCTGGCTGCTGCGCATGGAGGACCTCGATCCGCCGCGCGAGGTGCCCGGCGCCCAGGACGCCATCCTGCGCACCCTGGAGACCTACGGCTTCGAATGGGACGGTCCGGTGGAACGGCAGAGCGACCGCCACGGCGCCTACGCCGCCGCGGTGGCCGACCTGCTGGACCGCGGCCTGGCCTATCCGTGCAACTGCTCGCGCAAGCAGCTCGAAGGCCACGCCATCTACCCCGGCACCTGCCGCGATGCCGCTCGGCCGCTGGCGGACGCCGCGATCCGCCTGCGCGTGCCGGATGCCGAGTACCGCTTCGTCGACCGCGTGCAGGGCGCATATGCGCAGAACCTGGCCCGCGAGGTCGGCGACTTCATCATCCGCCGCCGCGACGGCCTGTACGCCTACCAGCTGGCGGTGGTGCTCGACGACGCCTGGCAGGGCGTCACCGACATCGTGCGCGGCGCCGACCTGCTCGACTCCACCCCGCGCCAGCTGTACCTGCAGGAACTGCTCGGCCTGCCGCAGCCGCGCTACCTGCACATCCCCCTGCTGCTGCAGCCCGACGGCCACAAGCTCGGCAAGTCCTACCGCTCGCCACCGCTGCCCGCCGACCAGGCGCCCGCCCTGCTCGCCCGCGCCCTGCGCGCCCTCGGCCAGCAGCCGCCGGCAGGACTGGAGCAGGGCAGCGCCGCCGAGGTGCTGGCCTGGGGCGTACGCCACTGGCGGCCTGACGCCATCCCGCGCCGGACCGGCCTCGCCGAAGCACAGCTGCACTGA
- a CDS encoding sensor histidine kinase — MPTSFDVSHLLLISSVYLVVLFGLAWLTERSPLPRALVRHPLVYTLSLGVYASAWAFYGAVGLAYQYGYGFLAIYLGLSGAFLLAPVLLYPILRLTRTYQLSSLADLFAFRFRSTWAGTLTTLFMLVAVLPLLALQIQAVADSIGIITGERVQTRVALGFCALITLFTILFGSRRIATRERHEGLVLAIAFESLVKLCAMTAIGLYALFGVFGGPAGLEQWLLQNQQALTTLHTPLQEGPWRTLLLVFFAAAIVMPHMFHMAFAENLNPRALVSASWALPLFLLLMSLAVPPILWAGLKLGVATSPEYFTLGIGIDVGNPWLVLAAYIGGLSASSGLLIVVTLALSGMVLNHVVLPLYQPPAEGNIYRWLKWTRRGLIVAIIAASYGFYLLIESGQELSHLGTVSFVATLQFLPGALSVLYWPAANRRGFIAGLLAGASVWIVSMLLPLIGNLPGFYLPLLDLVYVLDDTSWHLAAIASLAVNVLVFTLVSLFSEPSAEEQGAAETCAVDNVRRPQRRELVAASPQEFAAELAKPLGARTAQREVEQALRDLGLPFDEQRPYALRRLRDRIEANLSGLMGPSVAQDIVESFLPYKAADDTYVTEDIHFIESRLEDYQSRLTGLAAELDALRRYHRQTLQELPMGVCSLAQDQEILKWNRAMEELTGIEAQRVVGSRLATLPEPWCGLLTAFSEAPDEHLHKQRLALDGQTRWLNLHKAAIDEPLAPGTSGLVLLVEDLTETQLLEDRLIHSERLASIGRLAAGVAHEIGNPVTGIACLAQNLREEREGDAEISETCAQIIEQTKRITRIVQSLMSFAHAGGRQQASEPVCLADVAREAIGLLSLNRDYDVHYFNLCDPQHWVEGDPQRLAQVLINLLSNARDASPPGGAIRVRSEAGADSVELMVEDEGPGIPQSIVERLFEPFFTTKDPGKGTGLGLALVYSIVEEHYGQITIDSPADPERQRGTRIRISLPRYGGPLAADTP; from the coding sequence ATGCCGACGAGCTTTGACGTTTCCCATCTGCTGCTGATCAGCTCGGTCTATCTGGTGGTGCTGTTCGGCCTCGCCTGGCTGACCGAACGCAGCCCCTTGCCGCGCGCGCTGGTACGCCACCCGCTGGTCTACACCCTGTCGCTGGGCGTGTACGCCAGCGCCTGGGCGTTCTACGGCGCGGTGGGCCTGGCCTACCAGTACGGCTACGGCTTCCTGGCCATCTACCTGGGCCTGTCCGGCGCCTTCCTGCTCGCCCCGGTGCTGCTCTACCCGATCCTGCGCCTGACCCGCACCTACCAGCTGTCCTCGCTGGCCGACCTGTTCGCCTTCCGCTTCCGCAGCACCTGGGCCGGCACCCTGACCACCCTGTTCATGCTGGTGGCCGTGCTGCCCCTCCTCGCCCTGCAGATCCAGGCGGTCGCCGACAGCATCGGCATCATCACCGGCGAGCGCGTGCAGACCCGCGTGGCGCTGGGCTTCTGCGCATTGATCACGCTGTTCACCATCCTCTTCGGCTCGCGCCGCATCGCCACCCGCGAGCGCCACGAGGGCCTGGTGCTGGCCATCGCCTTCGAGTCGCTGGTCAAGCTGTGCGCGATGACCGCCATCGGCCTGTACGCCCTGTTCGGCGTGTTCGGCGGCCCGGCCGGCCTCGAGCAGTGGCTGCTGCAGAACCAGCAGGCGCTGACCACCCTGCACACGCCGCTGCAGGAAGGCCCCTGGCGCACCCTGCTGCTGGTGTTCTTCGCCGCCGCCATCGTCATGCCGCACATGTTCCACATGGCCTTCGCCGAGAACCTCAACCCGCGCGCGCTGGTCAGCGCCAGCTGGGCGCTGCCGCTGTTCCTGCTGCTGATGAGCCTGGCGGTGCCGCCGATCCTGTGGGCCGGCCTCAAGCTCGGCGTCGCCACCAGCCCGGAATACTTCACCCTCGGCATCGGCATCGACGTCGGCAACCCCTGGCTGGTGCTCGCCGCCTACATCGGCGGGCTGTCCGCCTCCAGCGGACTGCTCATCGTGGTCACCCTGGCGCTGTCGGGCATGGTGCTCAACCACGTGGTGCTGCCGCTGTACCAGCCCCCGGCCGAGGGCAACATCTACCGCTGGCTGAAGTGGACCCGCCGTGGCCTGATCGTCGCGATCATCGCCGCCAGCTACGGCTTCTACCTGCTGATCGAGTCGGGCCAGGAGCTGTCGCACCTGGGCACCGTGTCCTTCGTCGCCACCCTGCAGTTCCTCCCCGGCGCGCTGTCGGTGCTGTACTGGCCGGCGGCCAACCGCCGCGGCTTCATCGCCGGGCTGCTGGCCGGCGCCAGCGTGTGGATCGTCAGCATGCTGCTGCCGCTGATCGGCAACCTGCCCGGCTTCTACCTGCCGCTGCTGGACTTGGTCTACGTGCTCGACGACACCAGCTGGCACCTGGCGGCGATCGCCTCGCTGGCGGTCAACGTGCTGGTGTTCACCCTGGTCTCGCTGTTCAGCGAGCCGAGCGCCGAGGAACAGGGCGCCGCCGAGACCTGCGCGGTGGACAACGTGCGCCGCCCGCAGCGCCGCGAGCTGGTCGCCGCCTCGCCGCAGGAATTCGCCGCCGAGCTGGCCAAGCCGCTCGGCGCGCGCACCGCCCAGCGCGAGGTGGAGCAGGCCCTGCGCGACCTCGGCCTGCCCTTCGACGAGCAGCGCCCCTATGCCCTGCGCCGCCTGCGCGACCGCATCGAGGCCAACCTGTCCGGGCTGATGGGGCCGAGCGTGGCCCAGGACATCGTCGAGAGCTTCCTGCCCTACAAGGCCGCCGACGACACCTATGTCACCGAGGACATCCATTTCATCGAGAGCCGCCTGGAGGACTACCAGTCGCGCCTGACCGGCCTGGCCGCCGAACTCGACGCCCTGCGCCGCTACCACCGGCAGACCCTGCAGGAGCTGCCGATGGGGGTCTGCTCGCTGGCCCAGGACCAGGAGATCCTCAAGTGGAACCGCGCCATGGAGGAACTCACCGGCATCGAGGCGCAGCGCGTGGTCGGCTCGCGCCTGGCCACCCTGCCCGAGCCCTGGTGCGGCCTGCTCACCGCCTTCAGCGAAGCGCCCGACGAGCACCTGCACAAGCAGCGCCTGGCGCTCGACGGCCAGACCCGCTGGCTCAACCTGCACAAGGCGGCCATCGACGAGCCGCTGGCCCCCGGCACCAGCGGCCTGGTGCTGCTGGTCGAGGACCTCACCGAGACCCAGCTGCTGGAGGATCGCCTGATCCACTCCGAGCGCCTGGCCTCGATCGGCCGCCTCGCCGCCGGCGTGGCCCACGAGATCGGCAATCCGGTCACCGGCATCGCCTGCCTGGCGCAGAACCTGCGGGAGGAGCGCGAAGGCGATGCCGAGATCAGCGAGACCTGCGCGCAGATCATCGAGCAGACCAAGCGCATCACCCGCATCGTCCAGTCGCTGATGAGCTTCGCCCACGCCGGCGGCCGCCAGCAGGCCAGCGAGCCGGTGTGCCTGGCCGACGTGGCGCGCGAGGCGATCGGCCTGCTGTCGCTCAACCGCGACTACGACGTGCACTACTTCAACCTGTGCGACCCGCAGCACTGGGTCGAGGGCGACCCGCAGCGCCTGGCCCAGGTGCTGATCAACCTGCTGTCCAACGCCCGCGACGCCTCGCCGCCCGGCGGCGCCATCCGCGTGCGCAGCGAGGCCGGCGCCGACAGCGTCGAGCTGATGGTCGAGGACGAGGGACCGGGCATCCCGCAGTCGATCGTCGAGCGCCTGTTCGAACCCTTCTTCACCACCAAGGACCCCGGCAAAGGGACCGGCCTGGGCCTCGCACTGGTCTATTCGATCGTCGAGGAGCATTATGGACAGATAACCATCGACAGCCCGGCAGACCCGGAACGCCAGCGCGGCACGCGCATCCGGATCAGCCTGCCGCGCTATGGCGGCCCGCTGGCTGCCGACACCCCGTGA
- a CDS encoding sigma-54 dependent transcriptional regulator, whose amino-acid sequence MAHILIVEDETIIRSALRRLLERNQYQVSEAGSVQEAQERYSIPAFDLVVSDLRLPGAPGTELIGLAGGTPVLIMTSYASLRSAVDSMKLGAIDYIAKPFDHDEMLQAVARILRERQQPAAAPGASAPAPAGDSAETAGEIGIIGRCAAMQDLFGKIRKVAPTDSTVLIQGESGTGKELVARALHNLSRRAKAPLISVNCAAIPETLIESELFGHEKGAFTGATAGRTGLVEAADGGTLFLDEIGELPLEAQARLLRVLQEGEIRRVGSVQSQKVDVRLIAATHRDLKNLAKNGQFREDLYYRLHVISLRLPALREREDDVLDIARVFLARQCARMGREALQFSPEALRAIRHYNWPGNVRELENAIERAVILCEGNSIPLDLLGIDVELELEDDFAGELHSLPTSSGSEPAENLSLEDYFQHFVLEHQDHMTETELARKLGISRKCLWERRQRLGIPRRKSGAATDG is encoded by the coding sequence ATGGCACATATTCTCATCGTCGAAGACGAAACCATCATCCGCTCGGCGCTGCGCCGCCTGCTGGAGCGCAACCAGTACCAGGTCAGCGAGGCCGGCTCGGTGCAGGAAGCCCAGGAGCGCTACAGCATCCCCGCCTTCGACCTGGTGGTCAGCGACCTGCGCCTGCCCGGCGCCCCCGGCACCGAGCTGATCGGCCTGGCCGGCGGCACGCCGGTACTGATCATGACCAGCTATGCCAGCCTGCGCTCGGCCGTCGACTCGATGAAGCTCGGCGCCATCGACTACATCGCCAAGCCGTTCGACCACGACGAGATGCTCCAGGCGGTGGCGCGCATCCTCCGCGAGCGCCAGCAGCCGGCTGCCGCACCGGGCGCCAGCGCCCCGGCGCCCGCCGGCGACAGCGCCGAGACCGCCGGCGAGATCGGCATCATCGGCCGCTGCGCGGCGATGCAGGACCTGTTCGGCAAGATCCGCAAGGTCGCGCCGACCGACTCCACCGTGCTGATCCAGGGCGAGTCCGGCACCGGCAAGGAGCTGGTGGCGCGCGCCCTGCACAACCTGTCGCGCCGCGCCAAGGCGCCGCTGATCTCGGTGAACTGCGCGGCGATCCCCGAGACCCTGATCGAGTCGGAGCTGTTCGGCCACGAGAAGGGCGCCTTCACCGGCGCCACCGCCGGGCGCACCGGCCTGGTCGAGGCCGCCGACGGCGGCACCCTGTTCCTCGACGAGATCGGCGAGCTGCCGCTGGAGGCCCAGGCGCGCCTGCTGCGCGTGCTGCAGGAGGGCGAGATCCGCCGGGTCGGCTCGGTGCAGTCGCAGAAGGTCGACGTGCGCCTGATCGCCGCCACCCACCGCGACCTGAAGAACCTGGCCAAGAACGGCCAGTTCCGCGAGGACCTCTACTACCGCCTGCACGTCATCTCGCTGCGCCTGCCGGCGCTGCGCGAGCGCGAGGACGACGTGCTGGACATCGCCCGCGTGTTCCTCGCGCGCCAGTGCGCACGCATGGGCCGCGAGGCCCTGCAGTTCTCGCCCGAGGCGCTGCGGGCGATCCGCCACTACAACTGGCCGGGCAACGTGCGCGAGCTGGAGAACGCCATCGAGCGCGCGGTGATCCTCTGCGAGGGCAACAGCATCCCGCTCGACCTGCTGGGCATCGACGTCGAGCTGGAGCTGGAGGACGACTTCGCCGGCGAGCTGCACAGCCTGCCGACCAGCAGCGGCAGCGAGCCGGCGGAGAACCTGTCGCTGGAGGACTACTTCCAGCACTTCGTCCTCGAGCACCAGGACCACATGACCGAGACCGAGCTGGCACGCAAGCTCGGCATCAGCCGCAAGTGCCTGTGGGAGCGCCGCCAGCGCCTGGGCATCCCGCGCCGCAAGTCGGGCGCCGCCACCGACGGCTGA
- a CDS encoding polynucleotide adenylyltransferase PcnB — translation MLKKLFQSIRSPLRRARAVRTTPEVLGSSQHALQREQISRNAVNVVERLQQAGYQAFLVGGCVRDLLLGITPKDFDVATSATPEQVRAEFRNARVIGRRFKLVHVHFGREIIEVATFRAHHPQGEDDEDSAQAARHESGRILRDNVYGSQEDDAQRRDFTINALYYDPASERILDYARGVHDIRSRLVRLIGDPEQRYLEDPVRMLRAVRFAAKLDFDIEKHSAAPIRRLAPLLNDIPSARLFDEVLKLLLSGQGERTFEMLCDYGLFAPLFPASAAALKAEPEYAGALIRQALANTDERIRLGKPVTPAFLFAALLWPALPARAAALQARGMPALPALQEAAHEVISEQCRRTAIPKRFTLPLREIWDMQERLPRRHGKRADLLLENPRFRAGYDFLLLREEAGEETGGLGDWWTRYQDASDSERRGMIRALSEGEGRDKAAPRKRRRSPRKRRSDAPSGHGQE, via the coding sequence ATGCTGAAGAAGCTGTTCCAGTCCATCCGTTCTCCCCTGCGCCGCGCCCGCGCCGTTCGCACCACGCCGGAGGTGCTCGGCAGCAGCCAGCACGCGCTGCAGCGCGAGCAGATCAGCCGCAACGCGGTGAACGTGGTCGAGCGCCTGCAGCAGGCCGGCTACCAGGCCTTCCTGGTCGGCGGCTGCGTGCGCGACCTGCTGCTGGGCATCACGCCCAAGGACTTCGACGTGGCCACCAGCGCCACTCCCGAGCAGGTGCGCGCCGAGTTCCGCAACGCACGGGTCATCGGCCGCCGCTTCAAGCTGGTGCACGTGCACTTCGGCCGCGAGATCATCGAGGTGGCCACCTTCCGCGCCCACCACCCGCAGGGCGAAGACGATGAGGACAGCGCCCAGGCTGCGCGCCACGAGAGCGGGCGCATCCTGCGCGACAACGTCTACGGCAGCCAGGAAGACGACGCCCAGCGCCGCGACTTCACCATCAACGCCCTGTACTACGACCCGGCCAGCGAGCGCATCCTCGACTACGCCCGCGGCGTGCACGACATCCGCAGCCGCCTGGTGCGCCTGATCGGCGATCCCGAGCAGCGCTACCTCGAGGACCCGGTGCGCATGCTGCGCGCGGTGCGCTTCGCCGCCAAGCTCGACTTCGACATCGAGAAGCACAGCGCCGCGCCTATCCGCCGCCTGGCGCCGCTGCTCAACGACATTCCCTCGGCGCGCCTGTTCGACGAGGTGCTCAAGCTGCTGCTGTCCGGCCAGGGCGAGCGCACCTTCGAGATGCTCTGCGACTACGGCCTGTTCGCCCCGCTGTTCCCGGCCAGCGCCGCCGCGCTGAAGGCCGAACCGGAGTACGCCGGCGCGCTGATCCGCCAGGCGCTGGCCAACACCGACGAGCGCATCCGCTTGGGCAAGCCGGTGACCCCGGCGTTCCTGTTCGCCGCCCTGCTCTGGCCGGCCCTGCCGGCACGCGCCGCGGCGCTGCAGGCGCGCGGCATGCCGGCGCTGCCGGCCCTGCAGGAAGCCGCCCACGAGGTGATCAGCGAGCAGTGCCGGCGCACCGCCATCCCCAAGCGCTTCACCCTGCCGCTGCGCGAGATCTGGGACATGCAGGAGCGCCTGCCGCGCCGCCACGGCAAGCGCGCCGACCTGCTGCTGGAGAATCCGCGCTTCCGCGCCGGCTACGACTTCCTGCTGCTGCGCGAGGAGGCCGGCGAGGAAACCGGCGGCCTCGGCGACTGGTGGACCCGCTACCAGGACGCCAGCGACAGCGAGCGCCGCGGCATGATCCGCGCCCTCAGCGAGGGCGAGGGCCGCGACAAGGCTGCGCCGCGCAAGCGCCGGCGCAGCCCGCGCAAGCGCCGCAGCGACGCGCCGAGCGGCCACGGGCAGGAGTGA
- the folK gene encoding 2-amino-4-hydroxy-6-hydroxymethyldihydropteridine diphosphokinase produces MTRVYIGLGSNLAEPVQQLEAALEALGRLPQCRLAAVSSLYASDPLGPADQPRYVNAVAALDCGLAPLELLDALQAIEREQGRERKAERWGPRTLDLDILLFGDLQLDEERLSVPHYHMHARAFVLYPLAEIAPDLRLPDGQPLQALLADCPFVGLERLERANGPRAAENGAD; encoded by the coding sequence ATGACCCGCGTCTACATCGGCCTGGGCAGCAACCTGGCCGAGCCGGTGCAGCAACTCGAGGCCGCCCTCGAAGCCCTCGGCCGCCTGCCGCAGTGCCGCCTGGCCGCGGTGTCCTCGCTGTACGCCAGCGACCCGCTCGGCCCGGCCGATCAGCCGCGCTACGTCAACGCGGTGGCGGCGCTGGACTGCGGCCTCGCCCCGCTGGAGCTGCTCGACGCCCTGCAGGCCATCGAGCGCGAGCAGGGCCGCGAGCGCAAGGCCGAGCGCTGGGGGCCGCGCACTCTGGACCTGGACATCCTGCTGTTCGGCGACCTGCAACTGGACGAGGAACGCCTGAGCGTGCCGCACTACCATATGCACGCCCGCGCCTTCGTCCTCTATCCGCTGGCGGAGATCGCCCCGGATCTGCGCCTGCCCGACGGCCAGCCGCTGCAGGCGCTGCTCGCCGACTGTCCGTTCGTCGGGCTGGAGCGCCTCGAACGGGCCAACGGGCCGAGAGCGGCGGAAAATGGCGCCGATTGA
- the panB gene encoding 3-methyl-2-oxobutanoate hydroxymethyltransferase: MADVTLTTLRTLKQNGEKIVMLTSYDATFATAACAAGVEVLLVGDSLGNVLQGHDSTLPVSVADMAYHTACVKRGNRGALILSDLPFMSYATLEQALESSAALMRAGAHMVKLEGGAWLCETVQRLAENGIPACVHLGLTPQSVNVFGGYKVQGRDEARAREMREAARALEQAGAAMLLLECVPSALAAEISRAANIPVIGIGAGVDTDGQVLVIHDMLGLNPRPAKFVRNFMAGQASIQDALTAYTQAVKSGQFPAPEHGFSA; this comes from the coding sequence ATGGCTGATGTCACCCTCACCACTCTGCGTACGCTCAAGCAGAACGGCGAGAAGATCGTCATGCTGACCAGCTACGACGCCACCTTCGCCACCGCCGCCTGCGCCGCCGGGGTCGAGGTGCTGCTGGTCGGCGACTCGCTCGGCAACGTCCTGCAGGGTCACGACAGTACCCTGCCGGTCAGCGTCGCCGACATGGCCTACCACACTGCCTGCGTCAAGCGCGGCAACCGGGGGGCGCTGATCCTCAGCGACCTGCCGTTCATGAGCTACGCCACCCTCGAGCAGGCGCTGGAGAGCAGCGCGGCGCTGATGCGCGCCGGCGCGCACATGGTCAAGCTGGAAGGCGGCGCCTGGCTGTGCGAGACCGTGCAGCGCCTGGCCGAGAACGGTATTCCGGCCTGCGTGCACCTGGGCCTCACCCCGCAGTCGGTCAACGTGTTCGGCGGCTACAAGGTGCAGGGCCGCGACGAGGCTCGCGCCCGCGAGATGCGCGAGGCCGCCCGGGCCCTCGAGCAGGCCGGCGCCGCCATGCTGCTGCTCGAATGCGTGCCCAGCGCGCTGGCCGCCGAGATCAGCCGCGCGGCGAACATCCCGGTGATCGGCATCGGCGCCGGCGTCGACACCGACGGCCAGGTACTGGTCATCCACGACATGCTCGGCCTCAATCCGCGCCCGGCCAAGTTCGTGCGCAACTTCATGGCCGGCCAGGCCAGCATCCAGGACGCCCTGACCGCCTACACCCAGGCCGTCAAGAGCGGCCAGTTCCCCGCCCCCGAACACGGTTTCTCCGCATGA
- the panC gene encoding pantoate--beta-alanine ligase: protein MITVKTVRELRAAVARARSEGKRIGLVPTMGNLHAGHAALVTKAAQRADFVVASIFVNPLQFGAGEDLDKYPRTLAADQEKLLEAGCNLLFAPTAEEMYPDGMSGQTIVSVPGVSEGLCGASRPGHFDGVATVVTKLFHMVQPDLAIFGEKDFQQLAVIRKLVRDLNLPIQIFGEPTVRGADGLALSSRNGYLDDEQRAVAPQLYRTLSELAAALRGGQTDHAALLAEAGAQLQNAGFVPDYLEIRNPLTLRPATSADRQLVILAAARLGTTRLIDNLLVDLDATA from the coding sequence ATGATCACCGTCAAGACCGTCCGCGAACTGCGCGCCGCCGTCGCGCGCGCGCGCAGCGAAGGCAAGCGTATCGGCCTGGTGCCGACCATGGGCAACCTGCACGCCGGCCACGCCGCGCTGGTGACCAAGGCCGCCCAGCGCGCCGACTTCGTGGTCGCCAGCATCTTCGTCAACCCGCTGCAATTCGGCGCCGGCGAGGACCTCGACAAATACCCGCGCACCCTCGCCGCCGACCAGGAGAAGCTGCTCGAGGCCGGCTGCAACCTGCTGTTCGCGCCGACCGCCGAGGAGATGTACCCCGACGGCATGAGCGGGCAGACCATCGTCAGCGTGCCGGGCGTCAGCGAGGGCCTGTGCGGCGCCAGCCGGCCCGGCCACTTCGACGGCGTGGCCACGGTGGTGACCAAGCTGTTCCATATGGTCCAGCCCGACCTGGCGATCTTCGGCGAGAAGGACTTCCAGCAGCTGGCGGTGATCCGCAAGCTGGTGCGCGACCTCAACCTGCCGATCCAGATCTTCGGCGAGCCGACCGTGCGCGGCGCCGACGGCCTGGCGCTGTCATCGCGCAACGGCTATCTCGACGACGAGCAGCGCGCCGTGGCGCCGCAGCTGTACCGTACCCTCAGCGAGCTGGCCGCGGCCCTGCGTGGCGGGCAGACCGACCACGCCGCCCTGCTGGCCGAGGCCGGCGCCCAGCTGCAGAATGCCGGCTTCGTTCCGGACTACCTGGAAATCCGCAATCCGCTCACCCTGCGCCCGGCCACCTCCGCCGACCGCCAGCTGGTGATTCTGGCCGCCGCCCGCCTGGGCACCACCCGGCTGATCGACAACCTGCTCGTGGATCTCGACGCCACGGCCTGA
- the panD gene encoding aspartate 1-decarboxylase has product MHSIMLKAKLHRVQVTHAVLDYEGSCAIDGEWLDLAGIREYEQIQIYNVDNGERFTTYAIRAEDGSKVISVNGAAAHKAGVGHRLIICTYAQYSEAELSQHKPYMLYFNPGNELSHTSHAIPVQVA; this is encoded by the coding sequence ATGCACTCCATCATGCTCAAAGCCAAGCTGCACCGTGTCCAGGTGACCCACGCCGTCCTGGACTACGAAGGCTCCTGCGCCATCGACGGCGAATGGCTGGACCTGGCCGGCATCCGCGAATACGAGCAGATCCAGATCTACAACGTCGACAACGGCGAGCGCTTCACCACCTACGCGATCCGCGCCGAGGACGGCTCCAAGGTGATCTCGGTCAACGGCGCCGCCGCGCACAAGGCCGGCGTCGGCCACCGCCTGATCATCTGCACCTACGCCCAGTACAGCGAGGCCGAGCTGAGCCAGCACAAGCCGTACATGCTGTACTTCAACCCGGGCAACGAGCTCAGCCACACCAGCCACGCGATCCCCGTGCAGGTGGCCTGA